TCCCGTCGGGCGGATCAACGGTCACGACCCGGAGCCGGATATACGAGGCCACCTGGAATTCCGAGGTGAAACCTTGCAGCCCTTCCGTCTCCGGTTCTTGATCGAGCGGGCGCAGGTCCAGATCACGCAAGGCGGTGGCGGCCGTGATGGAAATCCAGGTGTTTTCGGGAAGATAGGTCAGCGGAACGATTCGCAACCCGCGCCCGTCGGCATCTATCTCACGCGACACCTCGGCGATCTCTTCGCCGGACGCTCTTGCCTTCAACGCGATCGCCGGTCCTTCGAGATCGGCGGGCACCATCGGGATCGAAAAACGAAGATAAATCGAACTGGTGTCCGGGATAGCGCTGGCGCCGTCGCCCGGCTGCACCGAAACAACACGGGGCAGATTCCGCCAAACGCCGACAGGGACCGAGAGGTCGCCGCCGTAATGCCCCGTGATCCGCGGCGTCCGAGCCCGGACCCAGAAGGTCGCCGTTTCGGAATTCAGGGGGTTGATTTCTGACGGATCGATCGACGCATCAGGGGATAGGGCAAAGAGCTTCTGAACTTCGGCGAGGGCGAAGAGACGGGTCGTATCGGGTGTCGACCAGGAATAAAAATTCCCCGGCGTCCCTTCGGCGACGATATCGTATAAAGTAGCTTCCCTGATGCCGTCCCACCCGATGGTATAACTTATATCGCCCGGCGCGCCTTCCAGTAATTCCGGAGAGGTGAGGATCGACCAGATGGCCAGCGTGTCCCGGGTCGTTTCACCGGCTTGAATGTTAAAGCCCTTCGCTTCCCCGAGGTAGAGCCCGCCCCGGCGCATCGCCTCCGTATCCTGAGGATCGCTTCCCGCTGATTCAATCGTGACCGTGGCGTCATAAGGCCCCCCGGCCTGAAGATCAACCTCCAGACGGAAGCGCCCTTCAGCATCAATCGGAGCAACACCCCGCGCCATCGTTCGCCCGGCGGTATTGAGCACGATCAGACGGATCGAATCAGGGGCGCCGAATCCGCGCGATTTTCCGGCGCCGACGGAATCGATAAAGTGCGGGATGAGCTGGAGACGGCCCCATCCCTCGGGCGCGACCGGCTCATCGGGCGCGCATGTCAAATTCAGAAGGATCCAGCCGGTGAGAAGAAGCAGGAATCCCATCCTCAGCATCTTTCCTGTTCTCATCGGCTCATCCCCCCCATCCGGTCCCAGGCGCGCCGCCGGGCCTGAAGAAGAGGGTTATCCCCATTCGCAGACCTGTGAGTTTACCCCCGTTATCCAAGGTTCCCCACGTCGGCTCACATTCGAGCGAGAGGGCCGTGGTGGCGTTGAACCGCCGGACCCACTCCAAGCTCAAGGCCCAAGAATAGCCGCCATTGCGGCCGGTGGGGGCATCGGGGCTGGATACCAGATCCAGATCGACCCGGCCGAGCCAGGTGTTGAAATCCCGCAGGAGACCCAGGTTCAAGACCCAGAGATTTCCGGCCTCTATGGGGAGAAGACCGCCGGGCAGGGGCTCACTTTCCGCCGCGGCGTAGGCCCGCATTCCCAATCCGCCGTAAATCCGGTTCCGCCGCCATGGGGATTCGCCCCGCACCGAGAGGTCCAGCCGGCCCTTTGTCGTGAGGATCGTCCGGTTGTTAAGCCGGACATGCCCGCCGGTTGTCCAGGAGAGATCGGTGCGAAGGTCGGCATCACCCGTCCGCATCTGAAATCCGCCTGCGAACCGGATGTCGCTCACCGGTTCAAAATCTCCATGGAAGCCGGACGCATACGCCCCCCGCCGGGTCATGAGGAGCCCGGCGGTCACCGCCCCCACCGGAAGAGCGTAACCATAGATCGTTCCCAGGCGCAGTTCGAGACCCTTCCCATAGACCGGCACATCCCATCGGAGAACCGGTTCGGCCAGCAGGGTCGCCAGAAGATTCTCCTCTGCGGTCAGGGCGGGAGAGTCCATGGGGGTGTCCAGACCACCGAAGAGATGGAGTCCCTCTGGACCGGGCTGCCAATCACATTCGAACCGGACAGAGGAGAGGCCGGAGAGATCGCCATCCGCCCTCTTGCTGAGCGAGGAGGAGGAGTAGGATGAGTTGATCCACGTTTCAAGCGTGGGGTGCGGCAGGAGATGGATCCAAAAGGGGATGAGATTTTGCCGAAGCTCGGCCTCCCCGTCACCACCCGCGAGATGCCATTGGCGGGTCTCATAAGAGAGGGCCGCTTCGGCCGGCATCGCCCGTGCGAGCGTGGGGCACAGAAGAAGGAGGATCAGAAAGAGATGCTTCATGGGATCTGTCCCTCCAGAAGGAAGCGGCCATCATCACCCAGAATTTGAGAGGGCGAGAAGATCTGCCCCGGGAGGGTGGGTGAGGTGGAGCCGGGTAAGCCGGGTGAGAGGGCGCACCGCGCCTGGCGCAGCGCTGAGTCAAGATGAACGTGGTAGCGCGCCAGATTGGAAAACAGCTCCTCTTCCCGGCTCTGGACCTGCGACAGGGGAAGAAGCCATCCCTCGGCGCGCGCGACAAACTCCCATCCCCAATCGCGGTCGCCATATTGCGAGGCGAGGACCGCATAAACCTGCGCGCTCTGGACCGGGTCCTGCCCATCCTCAATAGAAAGCGTCTGGCCCCAGGCCTCCCATGCACTCGCCTCATTGGGGAGGCTCGCTCCCCAAATCCAGTTTTTTGTGGGATCCGATCGGTCCGGCTGGACACCGAGGGCACTGAGAGCGGCCGCCCATTCCTGCTCCCACCGGCCTTCCCTGAGCCAGCCTTCATGCGGTCCGGCCACAACCTCACCCGACGTGGCATCGAGAAGGGCCAGGGACCAGCGGTACCCGCCCTCATCCAAAGCCCGCAGGGTCCCCTCTAGAACCCGCGTCGCACCGGCTCGTTTGGAGGCGGTGGTGATGGCTTCAGGGGTCCAATTCATCGTTTCCCGCGAGAGCCAGGAGCTCAGCGCTTTCTGCAAGGCGACGGCCGTGACCGCGTCGGGCCGGCCGGTCGTTTCCAGCCCCATATCGGTCTGGAACTGAATGAGCGCCTGTCGAAGCGCCTCCTCATCGACTTTTTGAGAGGGTTCAAGGTAGGTCGCGGTGGGATTTTGCACCGATCCCAAGACGGATAGGGTCGCCGCCGCGCCGGCCGGCGTATGGGTCGGAGGGATAACGCCGCGGTGCAGACTGAGAGCCCGCTTATAATTCACCAGTTGGCGGGGGCCGAGGATGACCGGATCGATCGATCCCCTGAGGTACCTCACCATGACATAAGAGAGAGCGCGCGCTACAAAGGTTGTCTGAGGGGAGCCATCGAGCGGTTTTAGGGGCACGACAGCCCAGATCGGCGCCTCCCCGGTCTTATTCTCGCCCATCCCCTGAAAATCGAGTCGCGCCCAGCGGGCGGCGCCCAACCGCCACCATGGTTCCTCCCAGCGCGAGATGAGGGCGCCCTGAACCTTCCAAGCTTCCCACCAGCGTCCCTGAGCCTCCAAAGACCGGGCATTGAGGTAAAGCCACCGGGAGGTGGGGTTTTGCGAAAGGGCCGTCGCCAAGGCCTGATCCGCCTCACTCCATTGCTCTTGCTGGATAAGGTCGCGAACATGATCCGGCGATACCTCCCGGGGCGCCAGCGGTCCCCAGGGAAAGGTCACGGCCAGGAAGAGAAGCAATAGGGCTCCCGTCATCGGGTATCCCCTCCTTCCCGCTCCATCAGACCGGGAGGTCCTGATAGACCCTCTCCAGATAACCCCCTCAGCCGCCGAAGGATTGGAAAGAGGCTCCATAGCAGGGTTGTTCGATCCAAGAGAGAGGGTTGCAGATCATGGAAAACGAAAAATCGCCGCAAGTGATCGATCTGAGTTTCGACCGCGACCGTGAAACCTGGTATGTGGATCTTCAATCGGATGGGCGCCTCGATCTGACCCGGGATTCCCTGTCGCATCTGGTTCGCCTTTATAACAAAATCCATAGGGGTGATCCCCTGTATCTGTTTGATCAGGAGCGGTTGAACCAATTCCACAACTACAATCAGAGACTATCGCGCACCGTTCGGGATCTCTACCATTTCATTGACAAAGATCGCGAAGACCGGCCCCTTCAAAGGATCCGGCGGTGGTCCGCCGCTTTGCTGAACCATTTCTTCCCCGGCCGTCCTGAGGACCGCTGAGCCCTTCTTCTGAGGCCGACACCCGCCGGGCTGAGACCATTGCCCCTCGGGTCAAGGCATCCGCTCAATCGGGATCCACCGACCCTTGAGGATCCACCATTCCCAGGCGTTGCTTCAATCCCCTTAAGGTCTTTGCCACCAGCTCCAGACGGCGGCCCAGGCCCAGCATATAAACGGCGATGGCGGCCCAGAAGAGCGTATAAGCCAGCGCCAGATAGTGGAACTTCGTCATCGCCGCTGCTCCTCTATCAAATCTCTTGATGCTTCCACCAGATCCTCCGTTTCGATCCGCATGATCTCCAGAAGAAACCTTTTAACAAAAAGTGACAGGAAGAGGCAAAGCATCGCAACCGTGCAGACCTGAAGGCTCAGAGACATTGCCGGATGCATTTTCTCAGCCTGCGCAATGAACAGCTTCGGATGCTGTGTCGTCCACCAAAAAACGGAAAAATAGACAATGGGAACGTTTAGGGCGCCCATAATCCCCAAAACGGCGGCATAGCGCCTCATCCTCAGGTCGTCGGCCATGAGGGAACGGAGGATGAGATAAGCGCCGTAAATCAGCCACAAAACCAATGTTGATGAAAGCCTCGCATCCCAAGTCCACCAGGCGCCCCAAGCCGAACGGGCCCAAACCGGGCCTGTGAGAAGAACGAGCGTGGTAAAGAGCCAACCCACCTCCGCCCCCGCGAGGGCCATGGCATCGTACCGCCTCCGGCCCTTCGCCACATACAAAATGCTGCAGACGAGAACAAGCATGAAGCCGAGGAAGCCCATCATGGCGGCGGGAACATGAAAGTAGAAGATCCGCTGCACCTCTTTCATCGTCTTCTCGGCGGGGGCGTAGAGCAAGGCCATATAGAGCGCCACCGGAATCAGGACGATAGCCAGCGCATCCAATACGCGGGAGAGTCTCATCGCTTTGCCGCTAGAGTTCATGCGGGGTCTCCCGGGGCGGATTGTACATATCACTCCTCAAAAACGTACTCGAAAAGAATCAGTCCCAATACGAAAAATATCAGATCGTAGAGCCCCATGAGGCAAAGCCAACCCGAGGCTGAGGCCAGCGGACGGCCGTCAAGGACGAGCGCCATCGAACGGACCGCCGCCAGCAAGAGGGGGATCCACAGCGGATAGAGCATGATGGGGAGCAGAACATCGCGCGCCCTCGATGACCCCGCGATGGCCGATAGAAGCGTCCCTGCTGCGGCAAAGCCGGCCGTCCCGAGGAGGTTGATCAGAAGGATCGGCCCCAAATGCGGCAGCAGGCTGACCTGGAGAAAAATAGAGAAGACGGGGAGGGTGATCAATTCCACGGCCAGCATCAGGATGAGTTGGACCACACACTTGGCGATAAAGACTGAGCTCCGATCCACGGGGCAAAGCATCAACCCGGTTAGGCACCCGTTGTCCCGCTCCCGGCCAAAACTCCGGTTAAGACCCAGCACACCGGCGAAGCTGAAGGCGATCCATAGCATCCCCGGCGCCATGAAAGGCTGCACGGGGCGCGCTCCCATTGCAAATCCGAACAGCACAACGATGAGAATCGAGAAGAAACCGGTACTCTGCAAGGCTTCCCGCGTCCGGATTTCCATGAGAAGTTCTCTGCGGATCAACGCCGCCGTGGCGCGCCCATATCGCTCCAGCCCGCCGCTCATAACGGCCCATCCGACACGGCCAACCGATAGAAGGCGATGAGATCCTCAAGCTTCCCCCCGGGCTCGATGGCGCGTTCGGCTCGCACCCGGCCGCGGTGAAGAAGGATCACGCGATCGACAAGATCGGGTATCCGGTGCCATTCGTGGGTCGCGAGAAGAAGGGTCCCGCCCCCCTCTTGAAATCGCTTGAGAAGTCGCCCCAGACCCTCCGCCGCTTCCGGATCGAGCCCGGTGTGGGGTTCATCCAGAAGTAGAAGGTCGGGTTCGTGCAGGAGCGCCC
This portion of the Candidatus Eisenbacteria bacterium genome encodes:
- a CDS encoding peptidoglycan-binding protein, with amino-acid sequence MTGALLLLFLAVTFPWGPLAPREVSPDHVRDLIQQEQWSEADQALATALSQNPTSRWLYLNARSLEAQGRWWEAWKVQGALISRWEEPWWRLGAARWARLDFQGMGENKTGEAPIWAVVPLKPLDGSPQTTFVARALSYVMVRYLRGSIDPVILGPRQLVNYKRALSLHRGVIPPTHTPAGAAATLSVLGSVQNPTATYLEPSQKVDEEALRQALIQFQTDMGLETTGRPDAVTAVALQKALSSWLSRETMNWTPEAITTASKRAGATRVLEGTLRALDEGGYRWSLALLDATSGEVVAGPHEGWLREGRWEQEWAAALSALGVQPDRSDPTKNWIWGASLPNEASAWEAWGQTLSIEDGQDPVQSAQVYAVLASQYGDRDWGWEFVARAEGWLLPLSQVQSREEELFSNLARYHVHLDSALRQARCALSPGLPGSTSPTLPGQIFSPSQILGDDGRFLLEGQIP
- the ccsA gene encoding cytochrome c biogenesis protein CcsA gives rise to the protein MNSSGKAMRLSRVLDALAIVLIPVALYMALLYAPAEKTMKEVQRIFYFHVPAAMMGFLGFMLVLVCSILYVAKGRRRYDAMALAGAEVGWLFTTLVLLTGPVWARSAWGAWWTWDARLSSTLVLWLIYGAYLILRSLMADDLRMRRYAAVLGIMGALNVPIVYFSVFWWTTQHPKLFIAQAEKMHPAMSLSLQVCTVAMLCLFLSLFVKRFLLEIMRIETEDLVEASRDLIEEQRR
- a CDS encoding heme exporter protein CcmB, whose amino-acid sequence is MSGGLERYGRATAALIRRELLMEIRTREALQSTGFFSILIVVLFGFAMGARPVQPFMAPGMLWIAFSFAGVLGLNRSFGRERDNGCLTGLMLCPVDRSSVFIAKCVVQLILMLAVELITLPVFSIFLQVSLLPHLGPILLINLLGTAGFAAAGTLLSAIAGSSRARDVLLPIMLYPLWIPLLLAAVRSMALVLDGRPLASASGWLCLMGLYDLIFFVLGLILFEYVFEE